In Candidatus Margulisiibacteriota bacterium, one genomic interval encodes:
- the ruvX gene encoding Holliday junction resolvase RuvX has product MTNFLAVDYGSKRIGLAASNQLGLITPLEFIENNSEKIKKLRQIIQARNIQKIILGLPLALSGREEIAAQNVRKFAAELAALHLPVEFYDERLSTAEAHKMMLQYGLSVKERRTKVDSLAACILLEDYLRAQSAE; this is encoded by the coding sequence ATGACCAATTTTCTGGCTGTCGATTATGGTAGTAAAAGGATCGGTCTGGCGGCCAGTAATCAGCTTGGTCTGATCACGCCGCTGGAATTTATCGAGAACAATTCGGAAAAAATAAAAAAGCTGCGGCAGATTATCCAGGCTAGAAATATTCAAAAAATAATTTTAGGCCTGCCGCTGGCTCTCTCCGGCCGTGAGGAAATTGCCGCGCAAAACGTGCGTAAATTTGCGGCAGAACTGGCGGCGTTGCATTTGCCGGTCGAGTTTTACGACGAACGTTTGTCCACTGCGGAAGCGCACAAGATGATGTTACAATACGGGCTGTCCGTCAAAGAACGCCGGACAAAAGTTGATTCACTGGCGGCCTGTATTTTGCTGGAAGATTATTTGAGGGCACAAAGTGCGGAGTAA
- the mltG gene encoding endolytic transglycosylase MltG, which yields MRSKFKKYLNKANSYLRKNRRFLRQVFYRYVLPAVLLLTLWSTVFLGADNSFSRRAFLLKVPRNSTAQDVVAALHANGLVRNKFNTRLAVRLGRYDRRLHAGEFVLSPRLPLKRIMETLGERHGLSLTSSKQVVIPEGYSLQEIVAALDKAGVAGKKVFADYFAAYDPQYWRERYPFLVDNKLTGAVFFEGYLYPDTYIFAEDTTPQAVLDFMLGRFEKKIYPRLREAAGAYNIHELLTLASIVEKEAVFKAEMPLIAGVYYNRLRIRMHLGSCPTIKYALGNPRKKEVLYKDLEIKSPYNTYKNYDLPPSPICSPGLNAIDAIVDTPKTTYLYFFARGDGTSVFSNTYEEH from the coding sequence GTGCGGAGTAAATTTAAAAAATATTTAAATAAAGCAAATAGTTATCTGCGCAAAAACCGCCGGTTTCTGCGCCAGGTATTTTACCGTTATGTACTGCCGGCGGTGCTGCTGTTAACGCTCTGGTCGACGGTTTTTTTAGGCGCGGATAATAGTTTTTCGCGGCGCGCTTTTTTGCTCAAAGTGCCGAGGAATAGCACGGCGCAGGATGTCGTGGCCGCGCTACACGCCAATGGTCTGGTACGGAATAAATTTAACACCCGGCTGGCTGTGCGTTTGGGGCGTTATGATCGCAGGTTGCATGCCGGCGAGTTTGTTCTTTCGCCGCGCCTGCCGCTGAAAAGAATTATGGAAACACTGGGCGAACGGCATGGTTTGAGTTTGACTTCGTCAAAACAGGTGGTGATCCCTGAAGGATATTCTCTGCAGGAAATAGTCGCGGCGCTGGATAAAGCCGGCGTGGCCGGTAAGAAAGTTTTCGCGGATTATTTTGCCGCGTATGATCCGCAGTACTGGCGCGAACGCTATCCTTTTCTCGTGGACAATAAATTGACCGGCGCGGTTTTTTTCGAGGGCTATCTGTATCCCGATACGTATATTTTTGCCGAAGACACTACGCCGCAGGCCGTGCTGGATTTTATGCTGGGGCGTTTTGAGAAAAAAATCTATCCGCGTCTGCGGGAAGCGGCCGGCGCCTACAATATTCACGAGCTGCTGACACTGGCCTCGATCGTGGAAAAAGAAGCGGTGTTTAAAGCGGAGATGCCGCTCATTGCCGGCGTTTACTACAACCGCCTGCGCATCCGCATGCATCTCGGCTCCTGCCCGACGATCAAATACGCTCTCGGCAATCCGCGCAAGAAAGAAGTGCTGTACAAAGATCTGGAGATCAAATCGCCGTACAATACTTACAAAAATTATGATCTGCCGCCAAGCCCGATCTGTTCGCCGGGATTAAACGCGATTGACGCGATCGTGGACACGCCAAAGACCACGTACTTGTATTTTTTTGCCAGAGGCGACGGGACTTCGGTTTTTTCTAATACTTATGAAGAGCAT